The DNA sequence gggtagatatgatagactcgagcagtttggtgagaagagggatatttgctattggacggtagttggatggtatggaggggtctaggtcagcttttttcagtaaaggggtcaatgcgatgtgtcccatttcagtggagaataggcctgataatagggcagaatttatgagtttggtaagagatgtgatggcctgtgcagggattttctcaaataggtaggagggaaatgggtccaggatgcagttgcatgattttaacttgaggcagagtttaagggtctgagaatcagatatgagctcgaagacagtccaggatctgtcggcagggatggggttgagagcagctagggtggggttgggttcggggggcaccagagaattgtaggagattgcgggcgggaaggagcgccttaaggtagagatcttatcattgaagaattttgctaggacctcggctgaaggagatgagggaagaagggtggagtcatttttagtggttagggagcgccaaatgttgaacaatgtgccattctggtttttggatttggagatcttgtctccatagaagttcttccttgctttttttaatattgagttgtagagtttgatattgattctccaggcctgtctgtcagatgaggttttggattttttccattttcgctctaaggctcgacatttttgtttcaggtctctatggagtggaaggtaccaaggggctttatggggataggtgatggatttagtggtttgggggggcgagggagtggtaggtggacttggaaagggcgatccagttgtgccaattgttttcagagtctgcaagcttgggaatggaggggaggaggttgaggaatttggtccagaacagatcgctcaaaatttttttctggaaggtaatagaattgggggatcggggtggggatctgagatgagacatgaagatggggaggcagaaggcccctaggagatggtctgaccacgggatgtgttcccaacgggtgtctttggcagacgttttataagcggtgaggtcgaggaactggatgaggtctagggtgtgccctttttcatggataggagcggatgtggggggggagaaacctagggagatgaggaagtcattgaattctatcgtgtccttgctggtggagtcgtcaaggtggagattaacgtctccgatggttagtaatctttggaatttgagaaaggcattagttatggtctcgaagacaaggttagaggaattggaccaagggataggtggacggtatagtaacaggatgcccagtgggtgaggacggagctcatcattgattgaggctagcatatattctaatgaagcgtgggtgcctctctcgaggagctggacatcaaagaaggatttgtagaggagtgccaggccacctcctttgcggctgattctgggtgaaaagaggccttggcagccatgggtgcagagttcgttttgtgtgaagaggtcgtcttttgagatccatgattctgtgatgcacaggaatctaGGATCGAGGTCCTCaaggaggtccttcagaatttgaattttattgcatgcggatctggcgttgcagtaaagggtcgggacaggggtgagagagttagaggcatggcaggggaggttagcatggGGGACAGGCTTTAGAGAGGTGGGATTGACTTTGCGGGGGTTTTTTTCTGGTGGGGTGATTCATGGGGCGCGTCAGGGTGGGGATTCTGGTGCCAGGGCCAGAATTGTGACTATTTGAGGAGTCGagcaggttgggagagggagggttcaggcagagggaggtgttgagagatgagcagagcaggagtataaggacccaaaggggtggcttcatggttttttgtgtttttttttggtcagaaaagggccttagcaaTGGGCAGAGACTAGTAACTGGAACTGGACAAATTCCAGCGGAGGGGCTTAGCGATGGCTAATTGGGTAAGAGCCTTTATAATGCAATCAAGTAAACTGTACAGATCACGATGGAATTTGAACATGGGAGACTTAAGCCAGGCAGGCAGAGTGGAGGCAGCGGACTGAGTTGGCCTACGTCGGCCAATtctttcccttgcggtggctggagccgaagaagggctgagcaggaaagatagCAGTTTTACAGGTTTGAAGAACGgttcagcaagggctgttgggggcagagttggtctcccacgacggccaactccttcccttgcggtggctggagccgaagaagggctgagcaggaaagatggcagtttttcagatttgaagaacggctcagcaagggctgttgggggtggagttggtctcccacgacggccaactccttcccttgcggtggctggagtcgaagaagggctgagcaggaaagatggtagtttttcagatttgaagaaacggctcagcaagggttgttgggggcggagttggtctcccacgccggccaactccttcccttgcggtggctggagccgaagaagggttgagcaggaaagatggcagtttttcagatttgaagaacggctcagcaagggctgttgggggcggagttggtctcccacgacgGCCAACTCCTTCTCTTGCCTTCCATGCGGAAGCTCAGAATTTGCAGAGAAaccgttatcccctgctggatcgggggaggggcagagcagtGCTTCCAAGTCCCAGCCGCTGACTCTGCTGCCTGCCTTTGGCTCCAGTGCGGCTCCGGCGTCTATCTAGTTCAGGCTTCAGATAAAGTTTTTAGAGTGGGAGAGAACTGTACCAGGCTCAATCGATACTGCTTCAATCCTCTGCTGGTTAGTATTTGTGTTGATTTTCAATTAACAGTCAGATAAAGtttacagaatgcaagaaaacTGTATTAGGCAGGCAAAAACAAACATCAGCTGACAGCCAGTTCACCAGCAACTGTCAGTGAATCAAAATACAACTGCCAATTAGTATTTGTGTTGATTTACAATTAGCAGTCAGATCAAGTTTTCAAAGTACAAGAGAACTGTATCAGGCAGGCAAAAATAAACATCAGCCGACAGCCAGTTCACCAGCCACTGTCAGCGATTCAAAACTCAACTGCCAATAACTTGCAATCAGTCAAATCGCACTTCTGACTTACTTTTCAATGGCAGGGAGGATTAACCAGCAGTCAGCTCTCATATTTTCTCAGCAAAAACTGTCACACTGCTGTGAGACAAATATCAAATAATAAGCAGTAAGTGTGCCCAAGGGAGGAACTCAGCAGTCACACAGCCATCCCTGTTGCCACCAAGTTTCAACTGTGGGTTCTGATGACATGACGTGCGATAagtgctcgtactgcaagacaacgctcatttattgagttaaaatttaataaaatgttttgctcatcttgcaaaacactcgcaaaccacgtaactcgctatccaaggtttgactatagattggattagtccaataaaaaggtatcacctgcAAGTTTGTTTGTTAGCCACAGCTGCTTCCTTCTGTGCTTAACTTTGTTGCAGGAGACAGCAAGCTCCTTCCCCACTGGCAGCTACTGCAGCCATATTTCAGCTTCATTTTGAGCAGTGTGGCACTGCATAATTCCTTCTGTTGTGAATTGTATGAACAAGGCATTACTACCAGCACACTGCAGTTGGGGCAGTACTGATGGTGCTGTTACTAGTCAGTAACGCAGGAAGAACAGGATAGTGGCATGGGAAGGCAGCAACAAAACAGGGGCACTATAATAATGTGAGGTTGGCATATTGCATGAAGGTTGCCAGAGAAGCAGAAGCAGTGGTCTTAACTGGTGGAGATTTGGGGCTTCAGTGGTAGCTGCAGTtgcacatggagggggaaggaatggacATGAAGTTTTTCATGACTCTGTGGCAAGAAGAAAAAATTCTATAATTACTGGTTGCTGAAAAATATCTTATGTTTTCATTAGGCAATGCTATGATTTTTCATTTGGAAACCAGCCTAGTGGTTTGATTTAACTAACTAGGAATAGGAAACCTGAGTTCAGGTTCTGCCATTATCAGAGGCTGGGACCTAGGGCCAGTCACTTTTATTGCCTATTATCTCAAATATTCACTTGCATGTAAACTTTGGGGGAATTCATTCCATAGATCCGAATGTAATTTGTTATAAGATGTCATGGATTTAACATATCCAAGAGTGCAGAAATAGTGGTGTCAGGGAAGTGATTTATTTTTACAGTTAGGAAAGTGTTATCCATTTTTAAACAATAGCAGTCCAGTTAAGATCAGTGCATTGCTAGGTTTACTGTATGTATATAAATAAggcaagtatatatatatatttatttatttttttcttgcagTATTGCATTGTCAAGGTCCAACATCAATAAGGATTTCCGTGACAATGCTGAGCAGCAACATATAGCAGCTCAACAAAAGGCCGCACTGCAGGTAAGTACCATAGCTTGTTCACTCTCAGGTGCTGTGTTACTGGGTTATTTGGTAAGTGATTTGTCATGGATAGGATTGATATTTCGGTAGAGGATGACACTGATTTTGCCAAGAAATTTTATCTTGTAATTGGCATCTAAAAGCATATGCCATTATCATCatgctagaccagtccagaccTATGAATTATGTACCCTATCAGCGTATGGAGGCAGAGACCTGAAGATAATGCTGATCTTCAGTATAACAGTTAATCCAACCAAAAACATTACAGTATTTCTCTGCCTCCAGTAAATGATGCAGGCAAACAGGTGTAGCAATTTCTGGACTCCCTGAGCTTCCACAGCTTTTAGCTCTGTGGTTGAAATCTTGCCAGCGGATTCTCTTAGGCTCCCTGGTTGAGGGAGAGGAGGACCATTTCCTCCTTTGGCTGTTGGGAACCCAACTTATGGacctgccttctctctcttcttctttttttttttctttattgaaaaatttttaaagcaagaaaataatacagaaaaaagaaattaaatggtTAGAACAGTCATTAATTAGAAATATCATCATACGTTCCAGAAGTTATAAGGGACCACAAGGGCCACACATAGGTCCCCTAAGCCCCAACAATCATTATATCTCTCACAATACCCAAGATATCATTCACACTCATCTGACTCATCTCTGAGCCTAGGAATTACCCCAATATCTTATTCTCCCTGGAAATAATTATTTTCCAGAAGCAAAAATACAAATTACATACACACAAAGAAAGGAAATATCATATATGAAAAGTAAACAAGCAAGCCAGATTTTATAAGACCAATATTTGTATTACAACTGCAGTATAAGCACATACTACAGaaaaaatgggcaaaaaacaCTAGTACAATAAAAACAATGATTTTCTTTAACATTCCAAAAGCTTTCTGCTGGCTGTCCCTAATTCACAGTATGCTGTAACACACACTAGCAAAGATGCAGGAAAAGGCTCAGATATTCGAATACTACCCCAATAATATAAATAACTACAAAATACACTCGTGTCTGCACTTTTAGTGCCGGGCAGGGCCgtggagtcggagacaattttgggtactggagtcggagtcgtgggtaccagaaactaaGGAgttggagtcgaaggatttatctaccgactctacAGCTCTGgtgctggggggagggagtgagagtaTGTAAGCTGAGAAGTTAGTGAGAGAAGTGTGTTGCTGGGGAAAAAAATGGTTATTTACAAGCAAGCAAAAGACCTAGCTCTCTGGATGGCCGaaagaaaactcagaaaaagagTGTATGCATGCAGAAAAGAGAGCTTGTTTTAATCAGCTGAGCTAAAACTCTGAAAGACTAATTCACTATCAGATAGCACATACTAACAGAATTTCCAGAACATATAATAGACAGTAAGTACAGTGGTTCGCGGTCAGCGGTTTGcagtcctggtcattcgcggtattttctgaccgcgaaccgccgacaaggagagggcagcgggagatgcaggagagagcagccggagcgccgaaagtgcaggaaatcacttgcggtacgctccgacctcctcttcctgcactaagtcaggccttatccaatcaggagctgcgtttcAAAGCTGCTTTGGGGGGGTGTGCTGGTGGGCAggtagcaatcttggtttgctcggggggggggcagagagagataggcagggggccagggagagagacagacagtaagaaagaaagacagacagacaaggggtcagggagagacacagacagaaagaatgagaaacagacagggggccagaaagacaaacagacagtcAGTGGCCAAGGAGcaagcgagaaagaaagaaagacagacacggggccagagagacagacagaaagcggctaaggagagagagagagacagaaagacagacagacatgtctattctagcacccgttaatgtgtaacgggcttaaagattagtcAGTATATATAGTGGAAATCGGCAAAGATGGTCAAGAAGAAGTGGTCTCCTTTAGTGTCAGCTTCAGAGAGCCAGACAGATGAATCTTagtgtgaatgagagagaaaacagAGCTAAGGAATAATTAGATAAAGGTAGATGCACATTACCTAAAGACAGTTGTATAAGGTGTAGCATGATAATTGTCAGCAAGCATACAtacagaaagaagagagatgttTTGTCAGTCGTAAGCATTCAGAATTGTATACACACAGAAAAGACATTCATACTGGGAGTTCCATTGAGGTTGCAACAACTCCTGCAGACCCTCAACACACACTGTTCACCAAGCACTCAAAAGTTGCAAACACACAGAAAGATGGGGATTTAAAAATCCTACTGGACTTGCGAAGTCAGCTTGAATTCATATGGTTTTGGTCCCATTACCCTCAATGGAAATGCCAATCAGTTTTCCCTGACCTTTGGGAAAATTTTATTTATCTGACCTTAATCTTTGAAGTTTCAGTATTCCCATATGAATCATAACCttactattaaaaaaataatgaactAAAGATAACACTTCCTTATTATAATGAAATCATGCACAGATGTTTGTAattccttgcccagaaataattTCAAAGGAACAAATTGCACTTGGCTATAGATGAGGcaaacctaagggctccttttacgaaggtgcactagtgtttttagtgtgcgctacaatgccgtgtgcgctaaccccacgctatatGCAAAatacgccagctctatggaggtgttagcgtctagcgtgaactaaaaacgctagcacaccttcgtaaaaggagtcctagatGTTCAAGATGGGGGCAAAAAGCACCAAAATAGCCAACATTTTGGCTTACTAGGCCACACGCTCAGAAAAACCTGCTCGATTCCATTATACCTTATCTGATGGGTACATTTGTGGAATAATTTACCAGGACATCTGAGATTATGCTCAGACTATATTAATTTTAAGAAATTGCTAAAGACCCAACAATTTGTTGCTACCTATATGTAATGTGGCTGAAAATTTTCCATTCTGCTCTAGGTGTACAGCCACCATATATGGATGAGAAGAAAGTCGTGGTGTGTTTATGTCAACTTTTATGAATGTTTTGATATTGGTAACCACTTAGAaattaggtggtatataaatgtattaaataaattaCCTTGGGCCTACACTCCAGGACCCAATCAAAGAGAATTGAACATGATGATTGAAAAAAGGCAGAACAGATGTCAAGATTAAGTCATAAGAAAAATATAAGACAGTTCAAGGAGAAGGAGGCCTGCTGGCAAATATTCTTGTGCACAATTTCTGTGAATATTTCCATCCAGCTCCTTTGGGGATtaaccctttctttctctgtttgctCACTGGTGTTTCAGCTAGCCAAGGCCTTAGTGCATTTGTAAGAAAATGCCAAAGATGAAAAAATTAAGACGGCTTATACTGTTTGTTAAACTCTATGTTCTCCATGCACTTACAAAGTCCACAAAAAACAGTCtacctccacccacctccccctcaaaaccccccccccacaagtaTACAATCTGATAAATACCTAAAGTCcatcgatttaaaaaaaaaaaaatcctactgcAAGCCATCCTTCCAAGAGATAAATGgaccccatattttattaaaaaaaaaaaaaaaaagtcaaccgACCAGTTTTCAGGGCAGTTAACTTGGTCATCAAGAAAATATAATCCAGTTTGATAAACATTCTCCACGGAAGGGAATGATTAGTTTTTCCCCACTCTCTAGTCAGTGCCAATCTGGCTGCCACAAAAATGCTTCTTAGGCCTCTCTTGGAGGCACACTTAGCCAGCCAAACCTTTAAGATTACCACAATAAATTGACAAGAGATTTGTATACAGTGTGTCTCTAACATTTGCAGAGTTGTttggtgcatattcattgtgttgatcctgaaaacctaaccaaTAAAATGTACCTCCTAAGAGGGTTGTAAAGCACTGTTGTATCAAACCAGTTGAGTCCATTACGTGCATTTTGAACAGTAGTTCTGGTGTTTAAGAACATCGGGCTTTTCTTTTACAATATGTGCATAAAATAAGTGGGATGTGAGGGGGGTGGGAATTTTGGTTCAATAGCTTATAAAAGATTATTCAAATAGAAATCATATTGGGGTGGTATGCACATCTGTCTTTATGTTCTTGAAAGTTCCTGCAGTAAATTTTTATGCTGGAAGGATTAGAGAGAGAAACTAGTTTGGGGGTGAATAATTTCAGAAAAAAATGGATTTAAATTATTTAGGATATACCTTAAAAAATCTATAGaataattttgatttgatttttttgtttgttttgttttttatctaGTCTGGTTTTGTGAAAAATCCTTTTCTACTTTTTTCccaaaattttgtttttctgttcaTGTGAATTTCAGGCATGGTGCAGTTCTATAGATGTTGGAAagaatatgcttttttttttaaactgcatagactttctctctttttttcttactATGGCACTAATTCTTTCAAAACAAAGTTCCAAAAGAAGAATCTTGAAAGTACTAGAATAATGGTGGGGGGTTCTTCACCTAGAACAAAATTATAGTATGTTTATTTTGATGTGCTTTAGTTGaaagctctttaaaaaaaaaattccctcttGGATAAAACACTAATTTAAAATAGTTACAGTTGACATGCACATATTAGACCATTAAAATCTAAAGTTCTGATTGTGGTCTCTGTTTAAATGTGCAACAAATCATACATCAGAACAAACCACCATTggattagaccaggggtaggcaattctggtcctcgagagccggagccaggtcaggatatccacaatgaatatgtatgagatggatttgcatgcactgcctccttgagatgcaaatctatctcatgcatatttattgtggatatcttgaaaacctgacctgactccggctcttgaggaccagaattgcctacccctggtaagACCAAAATATACTATTGGAAGCTAGACAATAAAGTGTTGCAGGTATCACCTATGCGCTTAGTTCAGCAATCTTGTAGAATTAAGGATAATATAACTTAACAAGACATTTCTGGCGTTGCTCCAGAATAATTGGATAAGTGATAAGGCATTCTCAATCTTACCATCGATAGTATAAATGTGCACACCTACTGAATGTTTCTTGTACACCTGAGGCAAGCTTTAATGCCAAAACACAGACTTTGCTGTTTGTGCAACAAATATTGAACTCGATACCTGATAAAAGACTGTTTGACTTTTTTCAATTAATAAACacttgatgtgtacagttccatcccTACTCTTTTACTATTTGTTAATTCTACGtggtgggttttcttttttttgttgtgtaTTTTAATATAATgtaacactgtcttattttcttcACAGCATGCACATGCACATTCATCAGGATACTTCATAACCCAAGACTCATCTTTCGGAAATCTGATACTTCCAGTCCTCCCTCGTCTTGATCCTGAATAAGGGACACTGCTTTTAAAAATTGGAAAGCATTCAGTGTTCTACATTCATTACCAATTATTAATAATGGTAA is a window from the Geotrypetes seraphini chromosome 1, aGeoSer1.1, whole genome shotgun sequence genome containing:
- the INIP gene encoding SOSS complex subunit C — encoded protein: MAATPSPQGFQNKNRVAILAELDKEKRKLLMQNQSSTNNPGASIALSRSNINKDFRDNAEQQHIAAQQKAALQHAHAHSSGYFITQDSSFGNLILPVLPRLDPE